The genomic stretch GTCTGTTGCTGTTCGATGTATTGCCGAATGATGCTAATCGGCGCGCCGCCACACGAAGCGGCAAAATAGCTCGGCGACCAGAGAACGCCGTTCCAGTAGCCTTTCGCCAAGGCCGGGTGGCGGGTGCGAAGCAGGCGCGAGGAGACCCCTTTAAGGCTGTTCACGAGCTTTGCTACCGCTGTCTTCGGTTCGTAATGCACGAGCAAATGCACGTGATCGTCTTCGCCGTCGAACTCCGCGAGCTTCGCGCCAAAATCGTTG from Verrucomicrobiota bacterium encodes the following:
- the tnpA gene encoding IS200/IS605 family transposase: MADSSELRRGRHCVFNLHVHLVFVAKYRRNVFTKAILDDMRGVFAEVCNDFGAKLAEFDGEDDHVHLLVHYEPKTAVAKLVNSLKGVSSRLLRTRHPALAKGYWNGVLWSPSYFAASCGGAPISIIRQYIEQQQTPD